In Corynebacterium matruchotii, a single genomic region encodes these proteins:
- a CDS encoding SCO6880 family protein, with protein MSDINDDLSIPVQYALGMPSRRTGLGGLSVQVTIVGFIGALLLFIFIANQQIILGIIVAAIFGLLMAVMSFRRANRSLAQYGQMIFQDWQRRRNKANVYVSGEFSRVPGGHRRLPGLLARTEAISGIDSNGREFVVILDRPRREATVLLDVTFTGQIAVTQTERNLMTAEWARWLQTLSLAGDILQMAVVIATRPGTGALVAREVSQIVSDDAPEIAKQIMYEAAQTISMTLPEVVGHIAITVKLSAGVMADNDFMSQLATRVPSWAATLEYAGMVALPMSYEQAVARIHSFYNPAAEADFEALDLINQPHEMKWEDAGPSMATTQPKFYEHNGVRSLTWEMSQAPRSTFEDNLLQNLIVPHSRVNRKRVMICYRPFSAGAGAKKVEDEHRDAMVAANSSKKIRSANAEIRLEHTEAARRAQARGAQLGKYSLFVTATIDESADMRQITHDIEQLGAGSSIQLQLMRRQQDVGFQVTCGVGLIPWSKTSTSSWLSSN; from the coding sequence ATGTCTGATATCAATGATGATCTTAGTATTCCAGTGCAATATGCTTTGGGAATGCCCTCACGACGCACCGGGTTGGGTGGGCTGTCCGTCCAAGTCACCATAGTGGGTTTTATCGGTGCGTTACTGCTCTTTATCTTTATTGCAAACCAGCAGATTATTCTTGGCATCATAGTTGCTGCGATATTTGGTTTACTTATGGCTGTTATGTCTTTTCGTCGGGCAAATAGGTCACTAGCTCAGTATGGGCAAATGATTTTTCAAGACTGGCAACGTCGACGTAACAAAGCAAACGTATATGTATCAGGGGAATTCTCTCGCGTACCAGGTGGGCATCGAAGGCTTCCTGGATTATTGGCTCGAACTGAAGCTATATCTGGCATTGATAGTAACGGAAGGGAATTTGTTGTGATCCTCGACAGACCTCGTCGTGAAGCGACAGTGCTTTTAGATGTGACTTTTACCGGTCAAATTGCGGTCACGCAAACTGAGCGGAATCTTATGACCGCGGAATGGGCACGTTGGTTGCAAACATTATCTTTAGCGGGAGATATCTTGCAGATGGCTGTGGTCATTGCTACCCGTCCCGGCACAGGTGCTTTAGTCGCTAGAGAGGTGTCACAGATTGTTTCAGATGATGCCCCAGAAATAGCAAAACAGATTATGTATGAAGCGGCACAAACAATCTCAATGACGTTACCTGAAGTAGTAGGACATATTGCCATCACTGTAAAACTATCGGCAGGTGTGATGGCGGATAATGACTTCATGTCCCAGCTAGCAACCCGGGTTCCTTCATGGGCAGCAACACTGGAATATGCCGGGATGGTTGCATTGCCAATGTCGTATGAACAAGCAGTGGCTCGCATTCATAGTTTCTATAATCCAGCAGCCGAAGCTGATTTTGAGGCACTAGATTTAATCAACCAACCACACGAAATGAAGTGGGAAGATGCTGGGCCGTCCATGGCAACTACCCAACCAAAATTCTATGAACATAATGGTGTTCGATCGCTTACCTGGGAAATGTCACAAGCGCCCCGGTCGACCTTTGAGGATAATCTTTTGCAGAATCTCATCGTGCCACATTCTCGGGTCAACAGAAAACGTGTAATGATCTGCTATCGACCATTTTCTGCTGGTGCTGGTGCAAAGAAGGTAGAAGATGAGCATAGAGATGCTATGGTTGCGGCGAATTCCTCAAAAAAGATTCGGTCTGCCAACGCTGAAATTCGTTTGGAACATACCGAAGCAGCCCGACGTGCACAAGCTCGTGGAGCACAATTGGGAAAATACTCACTCTTTGTGACTGCCACCATTGATGAATCCGCTGACATGCGACAAATTACACATGATATTGAACAGTTAGGAGCAGGATCATCAATACAATTGCAACTAATGAGGCGCCAACAAGATGTCGGTTTCCAGGTGACATGTGGTGTTGGTTTGATTCCATGGTCGAAAACCTCAACATCATCATGGTTATCAAGTAACTAG
- a CDS encoding DUF4913 domain-containing protein, which translates to MKNIEETIFESLKNDLLDHVNKEIIGQTRQICEELTGEPPFLDALYELVDAAEESIRAELYPKPVKPVKPSKPAPKKSPRFASMFQFAEEFLLPTYGTTKSQSMRVAWSPEWWSHPEALTRIEALWKRFEQLRLKDPETYVETFLRTHCDYHMKRLMDPNGVFSQCVKGDYPTVPLRSKPRESDSK; encoded by the coding sequence ATGAAGAACATCGAAGAGACAATATTTGAATCATTGAAGAATGATCTCCTGGACCATGTCAACAAAGAAATTATCGGTCAGACACGACAAATCTGTGAGGAACTTACGGGGGAGCCGCCATTCCTTGATGCCTTGTATGAGCTTGTTGATGCAGCTGAGGAAAGCATCCGTGCTGAGCTATATCCAAAACCGGTAAAACCAGTAAAGCCATCAAAGCCCGCACCTAAAAAATCACCGCGGTTTGCATCAATGTTTCAATTTGCAGAAGAATTTTTACTACCGACATATGGGACAACAAAGTCTCAGTCAATGCGTGTGGCATGGTCGCCAGAATGGTGGTCGCATCCTGAAGCCTTGACACGAATTGAGGCGTTATGGAAGCGATTTGAACAGCTACGGCTTAAAGATCCAGAAACTTATGTTGAAACATTCTTGCGGACTCATTGTGATTACCATATGAAGCGTCTCATGGATCCTAATGGCGTGTTTTCTCAATGCGTGAAAGGTGACTATCCTACTGTTCCGCTCCGTTCCAAGCCAAGAGAATCTGATTCTAAATAA
- a CDS encoding DUF5926 family protein, which yields MAKRKKNQEQLPEGMSRRQAKLAARAAERAALARDPRPYGNLPFEADLIALQEFVPSATVKVAVPGAERDVYLCTVLPGGGAVLVRDDGAYVALQTRNQSYNPHRDLTRALEWAITAQPGEELESAVAENVEPKLDKLIPAMAPEDIRVFDDFTWWIPAGTEVNPQYAQAIKAANDSVMPSRRITTDIAGAAWWIDTGDKAHIRWVRTENEDKVVRALARIAARGELKLGEETKFAGVFRTHGIAVPVWDLDPDRDYTNYAAELKRVDKAILAELDNDAQLSSEERRQLENIKSRQVTI from the coding sequence ATGGCTAAACGGAAAAAGAATCAGGAGCAGCTGCCCGAGGGCATGAGTCGTCGTCAAGCAAAGTTGGCTGCTCGGGCCGCGGAGCGTGCCGCATTGGCGCGGGACCCGCGACCCTACGGGAACCTGCCGTTTGAGGCGGATTTGATTGCATTGCAGGAGTTCGTCCCGTCCGCAACGGTGAAAGTAGCGGTGCCGGGCGCGGAACGGGATGTGTACCTGTGCACCGTGCTACCCGGCGGTGGTGCGGTATTGGTGCGGGACGACGGCGCCTATGTGGCGTTGCAAACCCGCAACCAGTCGTATAATCCGCATCGGGATCTCACCCGGGCGCTGGAGTGGGCGATCACCGCCCAGCCGGGCGAGGAGTTGGAGTCAGCCGTGGCCGAGAACGTGGAGCCGAAACTCGACAAGCTCATCCCCGCCATGGCCCCCGAGGACATTAGGGTTTTCGACGATTTCACCTGGTGGATTCCCGCCGGCACTGAGGTCAACCCGCAGTATGCGCAGGCCATTAAGGCAGCCAACGATTCCGTGATGCCGTCGCGCCGCATCACCACCGACATCGCCGGTGCCGCCTGGTGGATCGACACCGGCGACAAGGCCCACATCCGGTGGGTGCGCACCGAAAACGAAGACAAGGTGGTTCGCGCCCTGGCCCGGATTGCCGCCCGCGGCGAGCTGAAGTTGGGCGAGGAAACCAAATTCGCCGGCGTGTTCCGCACCCACGGCATTGCCGTGCCGGTGTGGGACCTGGACCCGGATCGGGACTACACCAACTATGCCGCCGAGCTGAAACGGGTAGACAAGGCCATTCTCGCCGAGCTAGATAACGATGCGCAGCTGTCTTCGGAGGAACGCCGGCAATTGGAGAACATTAAGTCTCGTCAGGTGACCATTTAA
- a CDS encoding permease, with amino-acid sequence MTVPSQSSLPKLRQISLSIFVVLGLVILSGLRFPILHQVFQECPKLHAATATFVALCIGVIPFILLGSMASATVAIMMTPSRWARIIPAHPFAAILIAACCGMITPSCECASVPLARRMMLSGVPAGAAITFMVAAPSLNPVVIYATMTAFNSWQIAMARWTAGLMAVIGVGMIVTFFGHRAFNKLVPVDELVCHSVSRQRVSKKNQWLQAMSHDALSSLTFVIIGAGCAAIATTLLPRSFMSVVQNNILMAILVMMGLAMMLSLCSLGDAFVAASFSALPLASLLVFLVLGPIIDLKLAALMDGMLGVQATKVIALAGVCMALISTIIVAGIWGWLS; translated from the coding sequence ATGACAGTGCCATCCCAATCATCTTTGCCAAAGCTACGACAAATCAGTTTAAGTATCTTTGTCGTATTAGGGCTAGTTATTTTATCAGGGTTGCGCTTTCCCATCTTGCATCAAGTATTTCAGGAGTGTCCAAAACTGCATGCTGCTACTGCGACGTTTGTAGCACTCTGCATTGGGGTAATACCGTTTATTCTTCTTGGTTCTATGGCATCAGCAACAGTGGCGATAATGATGACGCCTAGTCGATGGGCTCGAATTATTCCCGCGCACCCATTTGCCGCAATACTGATAGCTGCTTGTTGTGGGATGATAACCCCTAGTTGCGAATGTGCCTCAGTTCCATTGGCTAGACGAATGATGCTTTCTGGTGTGCCAGCAGGGGCTGCAATTACCTTCATGGTAGCGGCTCCATCGTTAAACCCTGTGGTGATATATGCAACTATGACGGCTTTCAACAGTTGGCAGATAGCAATGGCACGGTGGACTGCAGGACTAATGGCTGTTATCGGAGTGGGGATGATCGTAACATTCTTTGGCCATCGCGCTTTTAATAAACTAGTTCCAGTGGATGAGTTAGTATGCCATTCAGTAAGCCGGCAAAGAGTTTCGAAGAAAAATCAATGGTTACAAGCAATGAGCCATGATGCGCTATCCTCATTAACCTTTGTTATCATTGGTGCTGGTTGTGCCGCTATCGCTACAACATTACTACCACGATCATTCATGTCTGTTGTTCAGAACAACATTCTTATGGCGATTTTAGTCATGATGGGTTTAGCCATGATGTTATCTTTATGCTCGTTAGGGGATGCTTTTGTCGCAGCTTCATTTAGTGCATTACCTTTAGCATCACTACTTGTCTTTTTAGTTCTCGGTCCCATCATAGACTTGAAACTAGCAGCTTTAATGGATGGCATGTTGGGGGTGCAAGCAACGAAAGTAATTGCATTAGCAGGGGTATGTATGGCGTTAATATCTACCATTATTGTGGCAGGAATTTGGGGGTGGCTATCATGA
- a CDS encoding glycerophosphodiester phosphodiesterase family protein yields MHIIAHRGFNGRYPEMSPLAYEQALTLPIHGVECDVRLTRDGQVVCTHDRTMQRVAGDPMVVSQATAGQLKKLNIAQTFAPNPEAPTSSRYPAGLPPAGQPLVQHLLTLDELLDMVFATDDKHLYIETKHPSRAGRMLEEQLVLRLRYHNLLQSRRIHVISFSHVAMRRMRALAPKIETFYLRRDWEARVNPKDVRLSASKGLGLSVARGHSSPWLITDNTYMWTVNEPADMAWARDHGVSVMATDFPDVALDVVGSGKL; encoded by the coding sequence ATGCACATCATCGCACACCGTGGCTTCAACGGCCGCTACCCGGAAATGAGCCCGCTCGCCTATGAACAAGCCCTCACACTCCCCATTCATGGCGTGGAATGTGACGTGCGGCTTACCCGCGACGGGCAGGTGGTGTGCACCCACGACCGCACTATGCAGCGGGTTGCCGGCGACCCCATGGTGGTATCGCAGGCAACCGCGGGCCAGTTGAAAAAGCTCAACATCGCCCAAACCTTTGCCCCCAACCCGGAGGCGCCCACCTCCTCCCGGTACCCGGCAGGTTTGCCACCAGCTGGACAGCCCCTGGTCCAGCACCTGCTCACCCTGGATGAGCTGCTCGACATGGTGTTCGCCACCGACGATAAGCACCTGTACATAGAGACCAAACACCCCAGCCGGGCCGGCCGGATGCTGGAGGAACAATTGGTGTTGCGGCTGCGCTACCATAATCTGTTGCAGAGTCGCCGCATTCACGTGATCTCGTTTTCGCACGTGGCGATGCGGCGCATGCGGGCGTTGGCCCCCAAGATTGAGACGTTTTATCTGCGCCGCGACTGGGAGGCCAGGGTGAACCCCAAGGATGTGCGGCTGTCTGCGTCGAAAGGCTTGGGGCTGTCGGTGGCGCGCGGGCACAGCAGCCCATGGCTGATCACCGACAATACTTATATGTGGACGGTGAACGAGCCGGCGGACATGGCGTGGGCCAGGGATCATGGTGTTTCGGTGATGGCCACGGATTTCCCCGACGTTGCCTTGGATGTGGTGGGATCGGGTAAGTTGTAA
- a CDS encoding peptidoglycan DD-metalloendopeptidase family protein — translation MKIVVGILACIAVVFFLIVVIFSDDDYDELTKNGFSSCVGSKRSGTMDSSVPEGSYSYPEAHALDHLTSGWRTPDRPDHRGLDIAQGPSTPILAFADGTVAQAGPATGFGQWIVIDHEFGGKKYSTVYGHIFPEDILVETGDEVKAGQHIANQGYNGEVVPPGPQGSHLHFEVWEGGRLSGGHDVDPQPWLNKAVEPSTGKPKTGGNSKIFLIGDSLTEGAKSDLEKVLPDASINAKVGRQFSEGLDILKHTSTRYEVVILALGTNGEFSQDQLDEAIEATHGARVVLTTVAGAKVSSAASVNKLVRKNADKATIADWEKRVKDNSGLIGNDGVHPTTQGRKEFASVLAEAAKNATKTNSTSKEIELPPTSKLKSEEHMQKDAIRVARAAAVKFPKIQSMGGWRPGDSHQDHPEGRAVDLMIPRWDTDEGKKFGDEVLDYFRSNAKQFNIEYFIWRQQFIPAEGDDGYTMNDRGSPTQNHYDHVHITVKGGGYPKEGEKYSLNGEKDSSPTGSTHRTSDCDNDDAPVHVDDDLDATDIPPEYAKWFERSAAQCKQLRAPILAALYHQESGFKQGLVSSTGAQGPGQFMPETWAAWGRKVDDKGNAIGPPGSGDVNDIGDATMASGRFLCSIAEQNEEWKAEGKIHGDDTELMLAGYNAGPGAVLNNGGVPPFEETQHYVKIIPEKAKQFEKKKK, via the coding sequence ATGAAAATAGTCGTTGGTATTCTTGCTTGTATCGCGGTAGTCTTCTTTCTTATCGTGGTAATATTTAGCGACGACGATTATGATGAGCTTACTAAAAATGGTTTTTCTTCATGTGTTGGGTCCAAACGATCAGGCACTATGGACAGCAGTGTGCCTGAAGGCTCATACAGTTATCCCGAAGCACATGCCTTAGATCACCTGACATCAGGATGGCGTACCCCAGATCGTCCAGATCATCGTGGATTGGATATCGCACAGGGGCCAAGCACCCCAATTCTTGCATTTGCTGATGGTACAGTTGCCCAAGCCGGACCAGCAACAGGTTTTGGGCAATGGATTGTGATTGATCATGAGTTTGGTGGAAAAAAATACTCCACAGTATATGGACATATTTTCCCCGAAGATATTTTGGTTGAGACCGGTGATGAAGTCAAAGCTGGTCAACATATTGCTAACCAAGGCTATAACGGTGAAGTAGTTCCTCCAGGGCCACAAGGGTCACATCTGCATTTTGAAGTGTGGGAGGGTGGTAGGCTTTCTGGTGGACATGACGTCGATCCGCAACCTTGGTTGAATAAAGCAGTAGAACCGAGTACAGGAAAACCAAAAACTGGTGGGAATTCTAAGATTTTCCTCATCGGTGATTCCCTTACTGAAGGCGCCAAATCTGACTTGGAAAAAGTATTGCCAGATGCATCTATTAATGCTAAAGTCGGTCGGCAATTTTCTGAAGGGTTAGATATTCTCAAACACACATCAACTCGTTATGAGGTGGTGATTTTAGCATTAGGCACTAACGGTGAATTCAGCCAAGATCAACTCGATGAAGCCATTGAAGCAACACATGGTGCTCGTGTGGTACTGACGACAGTGGCGGGGGCTAAGGTTTCTTCTGCTGCCAGTGTTAATAAACTGGTGCGAAAGAATGCTGATAAGGCTACTATTGCGGACTGGGAAAAGCGAGTTAAAGATAATTCTGGTCTTATTGGTAACGATGGGGTACATCCAACAACGCAAGGTCGCAAAGAATTCGCCTCTGTATTGGCGGAAGCTGCTAAGAATGCAACAAAAACTAATTCGACCTCGAAAGAGATTGAACTGCCACCTACAAGCAAACTAAAGTCAGAAGAGCACATGCAAAAAGATGCGATTCGGGTAGCTCGGGCTGCGGCAGTGAAATTCCCCAAGATTCAATCCATGGGTGGTTGGCGACCAGGTGATTCCCATCAAGACCATCCTGAAGGACGTGCCGTGGATTTGATGATTCCTCGGTGGGATACTGATGAAGGCAAAAAATTTGGTGACGAAGTACTTGATTATTTCCGTAGTAACGCTAAGCAATTTAATATCGAATACTTTATTTGGCGTCAGCAATTCATTCCAGCAGAGGGTGATGACGGATACACTATGAATGATCGTGGGAGTCCTACTCAAAATCACTACGATCACGTCCACATCACAGTCAAGGGTGGAGGCTACCCGAAGGAAGGCGAAAAATATTCACTTAATGGTGAAAAAGATTCATCACCAACAGGAAGCACTCATCGAACCAGTGATTGTGATAACGATGATGCCCCAGTCCATGTTGATGATGATCTGGATGCTACCGATATTCCACCAGAATATGCAAAGTGGTTTGAACGGTCAGCTGCCCAATGCAAACAGTTGCGTGCCCCGATCTTAGCCGCACTTTATCACCAAGAATCTGGTTTCAAACAAGGACTTGTATCTTCGACAGGAGCCCAAGGTCCAGGACAGTTTATGCCGGAAACATGGGCCGCATGGGGACGTAAGGTGGACGATAAGGGCAATGCTATTGGCCCACCTGGATCTGGTGATGTCAACGACATTGGTGATGCCACGATGGCATCAGGTCGGTTCTTATGCTCCATTGCTGAACAGAATGAGGAATGGAAGGCCGAAGGAAAAATCCATGGTGATGATACTGAACTAATGCTAGCCGGCTATAACGCTGGCCCAGGTGCAGTGCTTAATAATGGTGGAGTTCCACCATTTGAAGAAACTCAGCACTATGTCAAGATTATTCCCGAAAAAGCAAAACAATTTGAGAAGAAAAAGAAATAG
- a CDS encoding TraM recognition domain-containing protein: MGRDNARNAGNIGADPRTIMGIALLSMFIVVIGLINFGLWVSVSMTGKPSAATKNPIRNTIDTLTGKIEWTAAATWSVIGLISIIVLLVIVGIRIFKPGKKTARIDHASKHLAAKRDIESLSKKAATAKARKWMPEKDALAHPGLRLGKLPGTKTGLYSTWEDLYLVIFGPRMGKTTSQVIPAIVDAPGVVLTTSNKRDIIDDTIKITAARGEVFVFDPQGIAHGFEQEPWFFDPLDMVRQDPEKMDASAMALADIFKTAEMGASSGSDDAFFSTGGRDIFAHLLLAAAISNRPISDVFLWVSDDNDRTPIEILAENGEWPLVTDALEARYNTVDVTRSGLFAQAQQMAASLGRQAASKWVNPRSDARRFNPDEFVRSKNSTLYVLSKEGADNAAALTTALTAAVMKAAERYGEENGGRLPIPLVAPLDEAANVVRWPELPKLYSHYGSRSIILMTILQSYAQGVSVWGEEGMEALWSATAILLYGGGVRDEKMLGKMEALIGDYEEWVKSVSISQGQRSVSSQKQEKKILTVSELAALGSNRAVVFAAKRRPLIAEMEPFWTRDYWPEKIRDALPKEN; encoded by the coding sequence ATGGGGCGCGATAATGCGCGTAATGCAGGAAACATTGGAGCAGATCCTAGAACTATCATGGGGATCGCTCTACTATCCATGTTCATTGTAGTCATTGGGTTGATCAATTTTGGTTTATGGGTATCAGTATCTATGACTGGAAAACCTTCAGCAGCAACAAAGAATCCCATCCGTAACACTATTGATACCCTTACCGGAAAAATCGAGTGGACAGCGGCTGCTACCTGGTCGGTCATCGGACTAATCTCAATCATTGTTCTGCTGGTCATCGTTGGGATTCGGATCTTTAAACCAGGGAAGAAGACTGCGCGTATTGATCATGCATCAAAGCATCTGGCAGCAAAGCGTGATATTGAATCACTATCAAAAAAGGCGGCGACGGCTAAGGCTAGGAAATGGATGCCAGAGAAAGATGCACTCGCACATCCTGGATTACGTTTAGGTAAGCTTCCAGGAACGAAAACTGGGTTGTATTCCACCTGGGAAGATCTGTATTTGGTGATTTTTGGTCCCCGCATGGGTAAAACAACATCACAAGTTATCCCAGCTATTGTGGATGCTCCGGGGGTAGTTCTCACTACATCTAATAAGCGTGACATCATTGATGACACGATTAAAATTACTGCGGCACGAGGCGAAGTATTTGTGTTCGATCCACAGGGAATCGCTCATGGATTTGAACAAGAACCATGGTTTTTCGACCCATTAGATATGGTGCGGCAAGATCCAGAGAAAATGGATGCCAGTGCCATGGCTCTGGCAGATATTTTTAAAACAGCGGAGATGGGTGCCTCATCAGGTAGCGATGATGCATTCTTCTCTACAGGTGGTCGAGATATTTTTGCTCATTTGCTATTAGCTGCGGCAATCTCAAACCGACCTATTTCTGATGTGTTTTTATGGGTATCAGATGATAATGATCGAACCCCTATCGAAATTTTGGCAGAAAATGGCGAGTGGCCACTTGTAACTGATGCGTTAGAGGCTCGGTATAATACCGTAGATGTCACACGGTCTGGGTTGTTTGCCCAAGCGCAACAGATGGCGGCATCACTAGGTCGGCAAGCTGCATCAAAGTGGGTGAATCCACGTTCGGATGCTCGACGGTTTAATCCAGATGAATTTGTGCGTTCTAAGAACAGCACGCTGTATGTTCTTTCAAAAGAGGGTGCAGATAATGCTGCTGCCTTGACGACGGCGCTCACAGCGGCAGTAATGAAAGCAGCAGAGCGTTATGGTGAAGAAAATGGTGGCCGTCTACCTATTCCACTGGTAGCACCACTAGATGAAGCGGCGAACGTTGTACGATGGCCAGAGTTACCGAAGCTTTATTCACACTATGGATCACGCTCAATCATTTTAATGACGATTTTGCAATCATATGCCCAAGGAGTCAGTGTGTGGGGTGAAGAAGGCATGGAAGCTTTATGGTCTGCGACAGCAATTTTGCTGTATGGCGGCGGGGTGCGCGACGAAAAAATGCTGGGTAAAATGGAAGCACTGATTGGTGACTATGAGGAGTGGGTAAAATCAGTGTCTATTTCTCAAGGACAACGCTCTGTGTCTTCACAGAAACAAGAAAAAAAGATCCTTACTGTATCGGAACTAGCTGCACTAGGCAGTAATCGCGCGGTAGTATTTGCGGCTAAACGACGGCCACTCATTGCAGAAATGGAACCTTTCTGGACCCGTGATTATTGGCCGGAAAAGATCCGTGATGCACTACCAAAAGAAAACTAA
- a CDS encoding nucleotidyl transferase AbiEii/AbiGii toxin family protein, with the protein MHKADQIVEQIEASIPEQYQPTDPDGIRQLEKDIRQQVLSQHLAVQLSHYADQPSDGKKHLGRVVISGGTSLLFRVPGCRISRDLDIITSLKQHEMKHLLEETLSQDKDDPFTYKILKARKTKSRNGDTYVVQVLDGDKEYTRIKMDAIRGVPEEYDDTEALAVQDPLISSRASTTIKLIDPGKYIAGKIAALFPLDYEGQRKETSRWKDLGDLMIMASHVPISPDTIQRGLKYIENLHNSLNKLFGHRPNSDRPYTKSFRIPAELNTIRNDAQRNEDIVADRVQPPQGEKPEDTRKRKGFEQRQLIQHCSVVHSLKKVFERLSRLLDPCFHHMEPHRRVNKYRQELRTFARTPQMWVPGEEEAGLGVWEKKSKVGDLPEKLQEMRGDYMLGKGFENNVTISKRSEHGIIINNVLPKGYGTSQKQKNDSKDIKIDNKKHQENDKKQNNAQSLLNNYNKYKGVDMSSLENKVDDQAVGDSTGNQELNTDDQKEKGEVCEGEDDSPENRDDNDDDNNQGMQL; encoded by the coding sequence ATGCATAAGGCCGATCAAATCGTCGAACAGATAGAAGCGAGCATCCCTGAGCAATACCAACCCACAGACCCGGATGGGATTAGGCAGCTTGAGAAGGATATTCGGCAGCAGGTGTTGTCTCAACATCTTGCGGTGCAGCTCTCGCATTACGCTGACCAACCTTCTGACGGGAAGAAACATTTAGGCAGGGTTGTTATCAGTGGGGGTACTTCCCTGTTGTTCCGGGTGCCGGGGTGCCGGATCTCCAGAGACCTTGATATTATTACCTCACTCAAGCAACATGAAATGAAACACCTGCTTGAGGAAACCCTCTCACAGGATAAAGACGACCCATTCACCTACAAAATCCTCAAAGCTAGAAAAACAAAAAGCCGAAACGGTGACACTTATGTTGTCCAGGTGCTTGATGGTGATAAAGAATACACCCGGATTAAAATGGATGCGATCCGAGGGGTTCCTGAGGAATACGATGATACCGAAGCGTTAGCAGTCCAGGATCCGCTTATCTCGTCTCGGGCCTCAACCACGATTAAACTTATTGATCCGGGGAAATATATTGCCGGGAAGATTGCGGCATTATTCCCCCTCGATTATGAGGGACAACGCAAAGAGACATCCCGGTGGAAGGATTTGGGGGATTTAATGATTATGGCCTCTCATGTCCCGATCAGTCCGGATACCATTCAACGTGGCCTTAAATACATTGAGAATCTTCATAACTCTTTGAATAAACTATTTGGGCATAGGCCGAATAGTGATAGGCCGTATACGAAATCATTCCGCATCCCGGCAGAATTAAACACAATCCGGAATGATGCCCAACGGAATGAGGATATTGTAGCTGACAGAGTGCAACCCCCTCAGGGGGAGAAGCCTGAGGATACTCGTAAGAGGAAGGGGTTTGAGCAGCGGCAGTTGATTCAGCATTGCTCGGTGGTGCATTCGTTGAAGAAGGTGTTTGAGAGGTTGTCAAGGTTATTGGATCCGTGTTTTCATCATATGGAGCCGCATCGGAGGGTAAACAAGTATCGGCAGGAGCTCAGAACGTTTGCGAGGACTCCGCAGATGTGGGTGCCGGGGGAGGAAGAGGCTGGTTTAGGAGTATGGGAGAAGAAGTCTAAGGTAGGGGATTTGCCTGAGAAGTTGCAGGAAATGCGGGGGGATTACATGCTTGGCAAAGGATTTGAAAATAACGTAACAATTAGCAAAAGATCTGAACATGGCATAATAATTAATAATGTTCTGCCCAAAGGGTATGGGACTAGTCAGAAACAGAAAAATGATAGTAAAGATATTAAAATAGATAATAAGAAACATCAGGAGAATGATAAGAAGCAAAACAACGCTCAATCTTTGTTGAATAATTACAATAAGTACAAGGGGGTAGATATGAGTTCATTAGAAAACAAGGTTGATGATCAAGCAGTAGGTGATTCAACGGGGAATCAGGAGCTAAATACTGATGATCAAAAGGAAAAAGGAGAAGTTTGTGAAGGTGAGGATGACTCACCCGAGAACCGTGATGACAACGATGATGATAACAACCAAGGCATGCAACTATAG